Proteins from one Clostridia bacterium genomic window:
- a CDS encoding phosphopentomutase has translation MDRVILLVMDSVGVGELPDANLYGDTGSNTLGNIAGKIKGFRLKNLEALGLGNIDPGMGLKSSEQPKGCYGKAAEISPGKDTTTGHWEIAGVTLDIAFPTFPKGFPQDLVEAFEKEIGIKSIGNEVASGTEIIARLGDKHVETGCPIIYTSADSVFQIAAHEEVIPLPKLYEMCEKARILLKGEYSVGRVIARPFLGISGSYKRTSNRRDFSLKPIKKTMLDVIKEKGLNVMAVGKIEDIFAGVGVTEAEHTRNNMEGMDKTLEYMAADKKGLIFTNLVDFDMLYGHRNDVEGYAEALREFDGRLAEIIDTMKDSDVLIITADHGCDPTTVSTDHSREHIPMLVYGKHVKSGVNLGTRKGFCDIGATVLDLLGLPIEIEGKSFKKEIYFE, from the coding sequence ATAGACAGAGTCATACTTTTAGTAATGGACAGCGTCGGGGTCGGAGAGCTTCCAGATGCCAATCTCTATGGAGATACCGGCAGCAACACCCTGGGTAATATAGCTGGGAAAATAAAAGGCTTTAGACTGAAAAACCTTGAGGCATTGGGTTTAGGAAATATAGATCCTGGCATGGGCTTGAAAAGCTCAGAGCAGCCAAAGGGTTGCTATGGCAAAGCTGCGGAGATATCACCTGGTAAAGACACTACTACAGGCCATTGGGAAATTGCGGGAGTTACCTTGGATATTGCTTTTCCAACCTTTCCAAAGGGCTTTCCTCAAGACCTGGTTGAAGCCTTTGAAAAGGAAATTGGTATAAAGTCTATTGGAAATGAAGTAGCTTCAGGGACAGAAATCATTGCAAGACTTGGTGATAAGCATGTGGAAACAGGCTGTCCTATAATATACACTTCTGCGGACAGTGTGTTCCAGATTGCTGCCCACGAGGAGGTAATACCCCTTCCAAAGCTGTATGAAATGTGCGAGAAAGCCAGAATATTGCTTAAGGGTGAGTATTCTGTAGGAAGAGTCATTGCAAGGCCTTTTCTTGGAATCAGCGGAAGCTATAAGCGAACCTCCAACAGAAGAGACTTTTCCTTAAAGCCAATAAAAAAGACTATGCTTGATGTTATTAAGGAAAAGGGTCTGAATGTTATGGCTGTTGGCAAAATAGAGGATATATTTGCAGGAGTCGGTGTTACCGAAGCAGAACATACCAGGAACAACATGGAAGGTATGGATAAGACTCTGGAGTATATGGCTGCAGATAAAAAGGGCTTGATATTCACTAACCTTGTAGATTTTGATATGCTTTACGGCCATAGAAATGACGTAGAAGGATATGCAGAGGCTCTGAGGGAGTTTGATGGCAGATTGGCAGAAATCATCGATACTATGAAGGACTCGGACGTGTTGATTATAACGGCAGATCATGGCTGCGACCCAACAACGGTCAGCACAGACCATTCAAGGGAGCATATCCCGATGCTGGTATATGGGAAACACGTTAAAAGTGGCGTCAATTTAGGCACAAGGAAGGGTTTTTGTGATATAGGAGCTACAGTTCTTGATTTGTTGGGACTTCCTATAGAAATTGAAGGCAAATCCTTTAAAAAAGAAATCTATTTTGAGTAG
- a CDS encoding purine-nucleoside phosphorylase: protein MKKDLIARINEARDYIIHKVGFAPEIALILGSGLGDMAEEVEDKITIDYKDIPNFPVSTVQGHKGRLVFGTMRGRKVAFMQGRFHYYEGYKMEDVVFPVWVFKALGVEKLIVTNAAGGVNTSFKPGDLMIIRDHINYTNNNPLIGPNIEAFGPRFPDMSEAYSKELADVVRASAAENKIKLQEGTYVFLTGPSYETPAEIRACRILGADAVGMSTVPEVVAANHSGMKVAGISCITNMAAGILDQPLNHKEVMETADRVKENFSKLIKSIIEKI from the coding sequence ATGAAAAAAGATTTGATAGCGAGAATTAATGAAGCAAGGGATTATATAATCCATAAGGTGGGATTTGCACCGGAAATCGCACTTATACTCGGCTCGGGACTAGGGGACATGGCTGAAGAGGTCGAGGACAAGATAACAATTGACTACAAGGATATACCAAACTTTCCTGTTTCTACAGTGCAAGGACACAAAGGAAGGCTGGTATTCGGCACTATGAGAGGCCGAAAGGTAGCCTTTATGCAAGGGCGCTTTCACTATTATGAAGGCTATAAGATGGAGGATGTGGTTTTTCCTGTTTGGGTTTTCAAGGCCTTGGGTGTAGAAAAACTTATTGTCACCAATGCAGCAGGAGGCGTGAATACAAGCTTTAAACCAGGTGATCTTATGATTATAAGAGACCATATAAATTATACCAATAATAATCCTTTAATAGGGCCGAACATTGAAGCCTTCGGGCCCAGGTTCCCAGACATGTCGGAGGCTTATTCAAAGGAATTGGCAGACGTGGTAAGAGCAAGTGCTGCAGAAAATAAGATTAAGCTGCAGGAAGGTACTTACGTGTTTCTTACAGGACCAAGCTACGAGACTCCGGCTGAAATAAGAGCCTGCAGGATACTTGGGGCGGACGCTGTGGGAATGTCAACAGTTCCTGAAGTAGTTGCTGCAAATCACAGTGGAATGAAGGTTGCCGGAATATCCTGCATTACCAATATGGCGGCAGGAATATTGGATCAACCATTGAATCATAAAGAAGTTATGGAAACAGCAGATAGAGTTAAGGAAAACTTCTCAAAGTTAATAAAAAGTATAATAGAGAAAATATGA
- a CDS encoding purine-nucleoside phosphorylase produces MDLRARIEAAAEYIKEKSGFKPEIGIILGTGLGSLGDYIEKVSVIDYAEIPEFPVSTVFGHAGKLILGYLEGKKVVAMQGRFHYYEGYTMQEITIPVRVMKQLGIKLLVASNACGGLNPSFKAGDIMIITDHLNFMGTNPLIGPNLEEFGTRFPDMSEVYDRSMVEGLERVAASQGIKIHKGVYGAVSGPNYSTKAELGMMIKLGSDTVGMSTVPEAIVARHCGLKVVGISCVTDMAIPDTMTAPTHEEIVKVAESVKPRFVSLVKQFVKEV; encoded by the coding sequence ATGGACTTAAGGGCAAGAATAGAAGCAGCAGCAGAATATATAAAAGAAAAGTCTGGCTTCAAGCCGGAAATAGGTATAATACTCGGCACAGGCCTGGGATCCTTGGGAGATTATATAGAAAAGGTATCAGTAATTGACTATGCAGAAATACCTGAATTCCCTGTATCTACAGTGTTTGGACATGCGGGAAAGCTGATACTCGGTTACTTGGAAGGAAAGAAAGTAGTGGCAATGCAGGGAAGGTTCCATTATTACGAGGGCTATACCATGCAAGAAATAACAATACCTGTCAGGGTTATGAAACAGTTGGGAATTAAGCTATTAGTGGCAAGTAATGCATGTGGAGGCTTGAATCCAAGCTTCAAAGCCGGAGATATAATGATAATAACAGATCATTTGAATTTTATGGGAACAAATCCTCTGATAGGCCCTAATCTCGAAGAATTCGGAACACGTTTTCCTGATATGTCTGAGGTATATGACAGGAGCATGGTTGAAGGTCTTGAAAGGGTTGCAGCTTCACAAGGCATCAAAATACACAAAGGGGTTTACGGGGCTGTAAGTGGTCCCAACTACAGCACAAAAGCGGAGTTAGGCATGATGATAAAGCTTGGATCCGACACGGTAGGAATGTCTACAGTACCTGAAGCAATCGTCGCAAGACATTGCGGACTCAAAGTAGTAGGAATATCCTGTGTTACTGATATGGCAATTCCAGATACAATGACGGCTCCTACCCATGAAGAAATTGTGAAGGTAGCAGAATCAGTCAAACCAAGATTTGTATCCCTTGTGAAGCAATTTGTTAAAGAGGTGTAG
- a CDS encoding pyrimidine-nucleoside phosphorylase yields the protein MRMYDIINKKRNGEELEKEEIQFFIKGYTDGSIPDYQASALLMAIYFRGMNKRETADLTMAMVNSGATMDLSAISGIKVDKHSTGGVGDKTTLVLGPMVASAGVTVAKMSGRGLGHTGGTLDKLESIEGFKVQLSMEEFVDTVNRIKLAVCGQTGDVVPADKKLYALRDVTGTVDNISLIAGSIMSKKIAAGADSIVLDVKTGSGAFMKSIEDSFDLAKEMVDIGVNLNKNVIALVTEMNEPLGYAVGNALEVKEAIATLKGNGPEDLLELCIELGAVMLLLGKKAESLEVAKKILLENIKSGAALKKLEEMVAAQHGNPEQIRKPELLPKAVHIIEVKSTTDGYVQSIDAEGIGIAALILGAGRETKESEIDHAVGIVLGKKVGEHVAVGETIANIHVNDLSKVKECTIKLLEAYSFTEKKPEPRPLIFGMVDKNGIKKYV from the coding sequence ATGAGAATGTATGATATCATAAACAAGAAAAGAAATGGCGAGGAGCTGGAGAAGGAAGAAATACAATTCTTCATTAAAGGGTATACAGACGGATCGATACCTGATTATCAGGCATCAGCACTTCTCATGGCCATTTATTTTCGAGGAATGAATAAAAGGGAAACTGCCGATCTTACTATGGCAATGGTAAATTCGGGAGCTACCATGGATCTTTCAGCAATTTCAGGAATTAAGGTTGATAAACATAGTACCGGAGGAGTAGGTGACAAGACAACACTGGTCCTCGGACCAATGGTTGCTTCGGCTGGAGTTACAGTTGCAAAAATGTCGGGAAGAGGCTTGGGGCATACAGGAGGCACGCTGGATAAGCTGGAGTCTATTGAAGGCTTTAAGGTACAGCTGTCTATGGAAGAATTCGTAGATACTGTAAACAGAATAAAGCTTGCAGTCTGCGGTCAAACCGGGGATGTAGTGCCGGCTGATAAAAAGCTTTATGCATTGAGGGATGTGACAGGTACCGTAGACAATATCTCCCTTATTGCAGGGAGCATCATGAGCAAAAAAATTGCTGCGGGAGCAGATTCTATTGTTCTTGACGTAAAAACAGGCAGCGGCGCTTTTATGAAAAGCATTGAGGATTCTTTTGATTTGGCTAAGGAAATGGTAGATATAGGTGTGAACCTCAATAAAAATGTAATAGCTTTAGTGACGGAAATGAATGAACCCTTGGGTTACGCTGTAGGAAATGCCTTAGAAGTTAAGGAAGCAATTGCTACACTTAAGGGAAATGGTCCCGAAGACCTCTTAGAGCTTTGCATAGAGCTTGGAGCAGTAATGCTGCTGCTTGGAAAGAAAGCAGAAAGCTTGGAAGTAGCGAAAAAAATACTTTTAGAAAATATAAAGTCAGGAGCTGCTTTGAAAAAGCTTGAAGAAATGGTAGCTGCACAGCATGGCAACCCCGAGCAAATAAGAAAGCCAGAGCTTCTGCCGAAAGCTGTGCATATCATAGAAGTCAAATCCACTACTGATGGGTATGTGCAGAGTATTGATGCTGAAGGTATTGGAATTGCTGCACTTATATTAGGTGCAGGAAGAGAGACCAAGGAGTCAGAAATTGACCATGCAGTAGGTATAGTACTTGGTAAGAAAGTAGGAGAGCATGTTGCTGTGGGCGAAACCATAGCCAATATCCACGTCAATGATCTATCAAAGGTGAAGGAATGTACTATAAAGCTGCTGGAGGCATACAGCTTCACAGAGAAAAAGCCTGAGCCGCGGCCATTGATTTTCGGAATGGTGGATAAAAACGGAATCAAAAAGTATGTTTAA
- a CDS encoding D-alanyl-D-alanine carboxypeptidase family protein, with the protein MYNLAKLNKLSKKLICFLTIFTVASFGIIIPVYAEDDMNLNCKSAVLMDYGTGKIIYEQNPHEKLAPASVTKVMTMLLTIEALDTGKITYEDKVTISDQASSKNNKGTMLLLETGEVRTVKELLYGIAVESANDACIAMAEYISGSEEEFVKLMNKRAKELGGTDTNFVNPNGLPAEGHVTSAHDLALISKELIKHDNIFEFISKYMITVYVGKNNDVKRELVNKNKMIRFYQDVDGIKTGWTEDAGYCISVTAKRNNLRLISVVMGAPKVEIRNKEARKLIDYGFANFNSFMVAKKGDKMQEVKVSKGNSLRVNAVTDCDVSVLLNKGEEKNIKKLIELPEVLNAPIRKGDKIGELVISINDAEVGRYNLVCDAEVRKSSFINNLRNSFIYWFGSSKK; encoded by the coding sequence ATGTATAATTTAGCGAAATTAAATAAATTATCCAAGAAGTTGATATGTTTCTTAACTATTTTTACAGTTGCCTCTTTTGGAATAATAATTCCAGTATACGCTGAGGACGATATGAATCTGAACTGTAAATCAGCGGTACTTATGGACTATGGCACGGGTAAAATAATATATGAACAGAACCCCCATGAAAAGCTTGCCCCTGCAAGTGTCACTAAAGTGATGACAATGCTCTTAACTATTGAAGCATTGGACACTGGAAAGATAACCTATGAAGACAAAGTAACTATTAGCGACCAGGCCTCAAGCAAAAACAATAAAGGTACAATGCTTCTCTTGGAAACCGGTGAAGTCAGAACAGTAAAAGAGCTTCTGTACGGAATAGCCGTTGAATCTGCCAATGATGCCTGCATAGCAATGGCTGAGTATATATCAGGCAGCGAAGAGGAATTTGTAAAGCTTATGAATAAAAGAGCTAAAGAGTTGGGTGGAACCGATACGAACTTTGTAAATCCCAATGGACTGCCGGCAGAGGGCCATGTTACTTCAGCACATGACTTGGCTTTAATATCAAAAGAGCTAATCAAGCATGACAATATTTTCGAGTTTATATCCAAGTATATGATTACCGTTTATGTAGGAAAGAACAATGATGTTAAAAGAGAATTGGTAAATAAGAATAAAATGATTAGATTTTATCAGGATGTAGACGGCATAAAGACAGGCTGGACAGAAGATGCAGGCTATTGCATATCAGTTACGGCGAAAAGGAACAATCTAAGACTTATCAGTGTAGTAATGGGTGCTCCAAAGGTGGAGATAAGGAACAAGGAAGCCAGAAAGCTTATAGACTATGGCTTTGCAAACTTCAATAGCTTCATGGTTGCTAAGAAGGGCGACAAAATGCAGGAAGTTAAAGTATCAAAGGGCAACAGCCTGAGAGTGAATGCAGTAACAGACTGTGATGTATCTGTATTGTTGAATAAAGGTGAAGAGAAGAACATCAAGAAACTTATAGAGCTGCCCGAAGTGCTGAATGCTCCGATTAGGAAGGGCGATAAGATAGGAGAGCTTGTTATTAGTATAAATGATGCCGAGGTTGGACGCTATAATCTGGTATGTGATGCAGAAGTAAGAAAATCCTCCTTTATTAACAACCTTAGGAATTCATTTATTTATTGGTTCGGAAGCTCGAAGAAATAA
- a CDS encoding site-2 protease family protein — protein MDLLNKFLYYLNLNFGISLLLYSLPGIILAFTIHEYSHALAAYMMGDKTAKQYGRLTLNPIAHIDPLGFLCLIVTRQFGWAKPVPVNDLNFRDRKKGMLLVSLAGPASNFFAALFIAIVYAMFYDSFGKAMVSILQFAYIINRSIGVFNLIPIPPLDGSKILDVFLTNKQKFFMRRYAIYSNIIIIMLVFSGIIGKILGPVIGALDWFINIIVGLFI, from the coding sequence ATGGATTTACTTAATAAATTTCTATACTATCTAAATTTGAATTTTGGCATATCATTACTACTATATAGTTTACCAGGTATAATACTTGCATTTACAATACATGAATATTCCCATGCTCTAGCAGCCTATATGATGGGTGACAAGACAGCCAAGCAATATGGCAGGCTGACGCTTAACCCTATAGCACATATAGACCCGCTGGGCTTTTTATGTCTTATTGTAACCAGGCAGTTCGGGTGGGCTAAGCCGGTGCCTGTTAATGACTTGAACTTCAGGGATAGAAAAAAGGGGATGCTTCTAGTATCCTTGGCAGGTCCGGCATCCAATTTTTTTGCTGCATTATTCATTGCAATAGTATATGCTATGTTTTATGACAGCTTCGGGAAAGCAATGGTGAGTATTCTTCAGTTTGCATACATTATAAACCGTAGTATTGGAGTATTCAATTTGATTCCGATACCACCCCTTGATGGTTCAAAAATACTTGATGTGTTTCTGACGAATAAGCAGAAGTTCTTTATGAGAAGGTATGCAATATACTCCAATATAATTATAATTATGCTTGTTTTTTCAGGCATCATCGGTAAAATACTTGGACCGGTAATTGGAGCTTTGGATTGGTTTATAAATATTATTGTAGGACTATTTATTTAA
- the trpS gene encoding tryptophan--tRNA ligase: MTRQRIMSGMRPTGNLHLGNYFGALENWIRLQNDYECFFSIVDWHALTTGYEDTSEIKGNVMEMAIDWLSAGLDPEKCTIFLQSNVKEIAELHLLLSMTVPLSWLERCPTYKDQLVQLKEKNITTYGFLGYPNLQAADILVHKASVVPVGEDQLPHLELSREIARRFNYIYGDTFPEPQAKMNQIKQLPGLDGRKMSKSYNNTIALSDSPDIIREKVMQMITDPEKIKKNDPGHPDICSVYAFHKVFSEKTHEETYGICKTGGLGCVQCKRGLAENIVEYMAPMYERRQKLLNDKESIVEILRAGTRHAREVAKVTLAEVREKMKLMELE, translated from the coding sequence ATGACTAGACAAAGAATTATGAGTGGTATGAGACCTACGGGCAATCTTCATCTGGGCAATTATTTCGGGGCTCTTGAGAATTGGATAAGGTTGCAGAACGATTACGAATGCTTTTTTTCCATTGTTGACTGGCACGCCTTAACTACAGGCTATGAGGATACCAGTGAAATCAAAGGTAATGTGATGGAAATGGCTATAGATTGGTTGAGCGCGGGTTTGGACCCTGAAAAGTGTACGATTTTTCTACAGTCAAATGTAAAGGAAATTGCTGAGCTCCATTTACTTCTTTCAATGACTGTTCCTCTTTCGTGGCTTGAAAGATGTCCTACCTACAAGGATCAGCTGGTGCAGCTTAAGGAAAAGAATATTACAACCTACGGCTTTTTGGGGTATCCTAATCTCCAAGCTGCGGACATACTTGTGCATAAAGCCAGTGTTGTACCGGTTGGAGAAGACCAGCTTCCTCATCTGGAGCTGAGCCGTGAAATTGCAAGAAGATTTAATTATATATATGGAGATACCTTCCCAGAGCCTCAGGCAAAAATGAACCAGATTAAACAGCTGCCCGGTCTGGATGGAAGGAAAATGAGCAAAAGCTATAACAATACCATAGCATTGTCAGATTCTCCTGATATTATTAGAGAGAAAGTAATGCAGATGATAACCGATCCGGAAAAAATCAAGAAGAACGATCCGGGACATCCTGATATATGTTCAGTATATGCTTTTCATAAAGTGTTTTCGGAGAAAACTCATGAGGAAACCTATGGTATATGCAAGACTGGCGGCTTAGGCTGCGTGCAGTGCAAGAGGGGTTTGGCAGAAAATATAGTGGAATATATGGCTCCAATGTATGAAAGAAGACAGAAACTATTAAATGACAAAGAAAGCATAGTGGAGATATTAAGGGCAGGAACACGACATGCAAGGGAAGTGGCTAAGGTCACTCTTGCAGAAGTTAGAGAAAAGATGAAATTGATGGAATTGGAGTAA